In Lotus japonicus ecotype B-129 chromosome 5, LjGifu_v1.2, one genomic interval encodes:
- the LOC130719398 gene encoding uncharacterized protein LOC130719398 codes for MRGTVDPEALLFDPEIDRTFHYRLAQQRRGLASAMAAETNAELEARLRAEFARTQEERVQEAVRRIQQERELEEANRPLRDLNEPVMSYDYPGSIAPQNAEAQNFELRPALINLISQHQYGGSATEDAHAHLERFIRNCSTTRLPNPELVRLQLFPFSLRDTAEEWLNSQPQGSITTWEDLAKKFIKKFFPRTLLRKLKNDILVFKQEDTENLHEALERFKKLLRKCPQHNLTLGAQVERFYDGLTDSARSNLEAAASAEFDALSAQAGWDLINKMAESAVNSTNDRQNRRGVLEIKAYDRMVASNKQLSQQMTAMQRQFQAAKISNVNSIHCGTCGGPHASEECGTDFDEEVKVLGNSQNNPYSNTYNPGWRNHPNFSWRDQNNSNQGGNNQRQYSNQRFQSQNSRPQQTQDQGSGSGKKSLEEMMENFINKSDTSLKNHEAAIKNLETQVGQMAKQMSERPSGMFPSDTVVNPKENCSAITLRSGATLSEPKQKNVENNNVNDEFVGDIEPFTENKVEAEKKKEDKNKITTTIPTNSNCKVPFPKALVKKNLEKQFSKFLEVFKKLQINIPFSEALEQMPAYAKFMKDILSRRRKLSEIDETIMMTEECSAILQRKPPQKMKDSGSFTLLVDIEGLSVAKALCDLGASINLMPLSMFERLELGQVTPTMITLQLADRSVKTPYGIIEDVLVRVDKFVFLVDFVILDMEEDSKVPLILGRPFLATGNAKINVKKGELSLKVGDEKVRFNVFDSLKYSREGDVFSCDVVDELICKEFVRISTKNTLEVVIMEGCKLDDFDNDVLNATINQLEAISSLDSKRIWREELIRDVETPEPEKRKKKF; via the exons ATGCGAGGTACAGTTGATCCAGAGGCATTGCTTTTTGATCCAGAAATCGACCGCACCTTTCATTACCGGTTAGCACAACAAAGAAGAGGACTTGCATCTGCAATGGCAGCTGAAACGAATGCTGAATTGGAAGCGCGACTTCGAGCGGAGTTCGCAAGGACTCAAGAGGAACGGGTGCAGGAAGCCGTGCGCCGAATCCAGCAAGAAAGAGAATTAGAGGAGGCCAACCGCCCCCTCAGGGATCTGAATGAGCCTGTCATGAGTTATGATTACCCAGGAAGTATAGCCCCTCAGAATGCCGAGGCTCAGAACTTTGAACTCAGACCTGCACTCATCAACCTGATCAGTCAACATCAATATGGAGGATCTGCCACTGAAGATGCACATGCTCATCTAGAGCGGTTCATCAGAAACTGTAGTACTACACGTCTTCCCAACCCCGAGCTTGTTCGTTTGcaactttttcctttttcactAAGGGACACAGCTGAGGAGTGGCTCAACTCCCAACCTCAAGGCAGCATAACAACTTGGGAAGATTTAGCTAAGAAATTCATTAAAAAGTTCTTCCCTCGTACCTTGCTGAGGAAGCTGAAGAACGACATCCTGGTTTTTAAACAGGAAGATACTGAGAATCTCCATGAAGCTCTAGAGAGGTTCAAGAAACTGTTAAGGAAGTGCCCTCAGCACAACCTCACATTGGGAGCACAGGTGGAGAGGTTTTATGACGGCTTGACTGATTCTGCTAGATCAAACTTGGAAGCAGCAGCTAGTGCCGAATTTGATGCTCTTTCAGCTCAAGCAGGTTGGGACTTAATCAATAAAATGGCTGAAAGTGCAGTAAACTCTACCAATGACCGCCAAAACAGAAGGGGTGTACTGGAAATAAAAGCGTATGATAGGATGGTTGCTTCAAACAAGCAATTATCTCAACAAATGACAGCTATGCAACGACAGTTCCAGGCAGCCAAGATATCGAATGTGAATAGTATCCATTGTGGAACATGCGGTGGCCCTCATGCCAGTGAAGAGTGCGGAACAGATTTTGACGAGGAAGTCAAGGTTTTGGGAAATTCCCAAAATAATCCTTATTCCAACACCTACAATCCGGGGTGGAGGAATCATCCTAACTTTTCCTGGAGGGATCAGAACAACTCCAATCAAGGAGGAAATAATCAGAGACAATATTCAAATCAACGATTTCAGTCTCAGAATTCAAGACCTCAACAAACTCAGGATCAAGGAAGCGGCAGTGGGAagaaaagcttagaagagaTGATGGAGAATTTCATTAACAAATCAGACACCAGTCTCAAAAATCATGAAGCTGCTATCAAAAATTTGGAGACTCAGGTGGGACAGATGGCTAAGCAAATGTCAGAAAGACCCTCAGGTATGTTTCCTTCAGATACTGTGGTTAATCCTAAAGAAAATTGCTCTGCCATAACTCTTAGAAGTGGTGCTACCTTGAGTGAGCCTAAACAGAAAAATGTAGAAAATAATAATGTCAATGATGAGTTTGTAGGAGATATTGAACCTTTCACAGAGAATAAGGTAGAagctgaaaagaaaaaagaggacAAGAACAAAATTACCACTACCATCCCCACTAATAGCAATTGCAAGGTACCTTTTCCAAAGGCTTTAGTAAAAAAGAATTTAGAAAAGCAATTTTCTAAATTTCTTGAAGTTttcaaaaaattacaaattaatattCCATTTTCTGAAGCTTTGGAACAGATGCCTGCTTATGCTAAATTCATGAAAGATATTCTGTCTAGGAGGAGAAAATTAAGTGAGATAGATGAAACAATAATGATGACAGAAGAGTGTAGTGCtattttacaaagaaaaccCCCTCAAAAGATGAAAGATTCGGGGAGTTTCACTCTTCTGGTAGATATTGAGGGTTTATCGGTTGCTAAGGCATTATGTGATTTAGGTGCAAGCATAAACTTGATGCCTCTGTCCATGTTTGAGAGGCTAGAATTAGGACAAGTCACCCCTACTATGATTACTTTACAACTAGCTGATAGGTCTGTTAAGACACCCTATGGAATAATAGAGGATGTGTTAGTGAGAGTTGATAAGTTTGTCTTCCTTGTAGATTTTGTTATTCTTGATATGGAAGAGGACTCTAAAGTCCCTCTGATTTTGGGAagacccttcttagccactggaAATGCCAAAATTAATGTAAAGAAGGGTGAATTATCCTTAAAGGTGGGAGATGAAAAAGTAAGATTCAAtgtctttgattccttgaaatACTCTAGAGAGGGAGATGTCTTTAGCTGTGACGTAGTTGATGAATTAATTTGCAAAGAATTTGTTAGGATATCTACTAAAAACACCTTAGAAGTTGTAATCATGGAAGGGTGTAAATTAGATGATTTTGACAATGACGTATTAAATGCCACTATTAACCAGTTGGAGGCTATTTCATCTCTTGATTCTAAAAGAATATGGAGAGAAGAATTAATTAGAGATGTTGAGACCCCTGAACCCGAAAAG AGGAAGAAAAAGTTTTGA
- the LOC130716815 gene encoding uncharacterized protein LOC130716815, translating to MPVKRARTNTRAAASSSTSRSFDRSRFLSAVKEEFYRAHLAHKECVKERGVLYREGRRDLLGMQEAMEIRRWKNWVNPILFACEVMVREFYANTYCDNQEDRSRPPVNSSWFRGDVIDYNPAVIRRHLGLLTEDQEKELFPEKDTYHELLKEKSPEILEDMKAVIVRPGRDWEAVDDEIIFVRRKDMTPLARVWAEFLQDSLIPSSNKSEVREVTLVAIYCIVRGHPMDVATIIGGEVAHQTLGTMGPWILIPWSRG from the coding sequence atgcctgtgaaaagagcaagaaccaacacaagagctgcagcttcttcctctacctcccggagttttgatcgctcccgcttcctatcagcggttaaggaggagttttaccgagctcacctagcacacaaggagtgtgtgaaggagcgaggagttttgtatcgggagggaagaagagacctcttgggcatgcaagaagccatggagattaggaggtggaagaattgggtcaaccccattctgtttgcttgtgaagtcatggttagagagttctacgcgaacacctactgtgacaatcaagaggacaggtccaggccaccggtgaattcatcttggttcaggggagatgtgattgactacaatccagcagtcattcgcaggcatcttggtctcctcacggaggaccaagagaaggagcttttccccgagaaggacacttatcatgagctcttaaaggagaagtcaccggagatcttggaagacatgaaggcagtgattgttaggcctgggcgggactgggaagcagttgatgatgagattatttttgtaagaaggaaggatatgacaccgctggctagagtttgggctgagtttttgcaggattccctcatccctagctctaacaaatctgaagttagagaggttacatTGGTTGCTATCTATTGCATCGTGAGAGGTCATCCTATGGATGTGGCCACCAtcattggaggggaggtagcacatcagaccctaggtacaatgggcccttggattttaataccttggagcaggggatga